In the Glycine max cultivar Williams 82 chromosome 6, Glycine_max_v4.0, whole genome shotgun sequence genome, aaagataataaaataaataaactattcTTATTCACCACGATAAACTaaagttgattaaaaaaaattaaatccaattcctatattttaaaataataaaataagccCACACATAAGTAATCAAAGACAAGTAATTTTTTACCCTCAAATGTATCTACAAAATATAAATCcaccataaataaataaatctacaTAAAAATTTGAACATTTTGAGATAACCTAATAGATGGACTCCAAACCCAACCAATAAACACAACCTAATTTCGATCCATTATCACTATAAATTTTATCcattattatagtttgatatcaactaaaaaaatttacagtAGTTTGATAtcaactaaaaaatttacaagttCAAAATAAAtgctttatataatttttcaacaacattttagaaatttttcatCTCCATCATTAGTTTGATGGTAAAATGAACTTGTAAGCGTAACATATGATGcaactcatttaaaaaaaaactaaaagaattaAGTGCAATATGGAAATTTTGTGTGTTTTGATAGTGTCTAGACAATAGTTTTACCCTAACAATGCATCATTTTTTGTTAGGGAACCGAATTGACAAGCATCAAACAACCCAACCCCTTTGCCTTCCCAGTTAAATTGGCTCAAGAGTTGAAGGGGATCTAATTTAAACTCAAAAAATAGTTTGGCCAAGCTTAGTTATAATATAAGTCTAGCCCAACAAGATCGTTGTTTAAGCTAGGCACTAAAAGCATGGTCGGGCCAAATGCCAACCTTAGAGGTTGACCTTGTCTTGACAACTCTATCTTGTTCATTTGGTCGTATGGTGATGTAGTAAGGTACAAGAAGTGCCAAGAGAACAAGAACTATGAAGACAAAGATATAATGCTTGCAATGCAACTTACATCATTTGGTCTTCGAGTAACTTCCATTGGACGAAAATCTAGCTTGTGTTCCACATTCGGTGAAATCATTGAAGATTCTTTGCGCAACTTGTCACTAGTGAGTTTCGCTAGCTTCTTGTCAATCTTTAACTTCTTGGAAGGGAGTTCCTCCACATCACAAGAATCCATTGCCCGTTGAACCTTATATTTCTCCTTTGATGAACATGGAGCTATAGtcttcaaatcatcattgttgtcaTCGTCATAGGTAATAAGCCTTCGATTTTGCCCGTTATTATTCTTCTTCAAACTAGAAACCTTACCAAAGCCACCACGTTTTCCCTTCTTGGAAGCATTTTCCTCCTCTAATCCCTTTTTAATTTGTCCAATCGGGACACCAACATCCTTGCGATCATCCCTTTTTGAATCACCCCTAGACATCAAAATGTTCTTCTCAATAGATCCCTTTCCACTCCCATCATCCATTTTAGTTATTTCCTTCATTTCCAAACCAGCTATCAAACCATGTGATAGTTTAgcaaatgatttttgtttaacCAAAGAATCCTTACAACCCCTCTTTTCTTCAACTTTGGCTTGAGGCACAGTCTTCTTGTTGGAAATAGTATGCAAAGCATTAGCAGATTTACTTGCTTCCTTTACACCAATGCTACAAGTAGGTTTTTCTCCCAATAATGACTTAGAAGCAGCATTTTCTCTAACTAATGTGTCAAAACACTTCCCATCTGGTTTTTCAATCAAAGGTTGACTTTTTTTTTGGCTCGAAAGAGCCACCACTTCATTACTTGCCATGAAGTTCCCGCTAACTTCTTTGTTGTCTAAATCAGGTTTCACAAGACCAACAACCTTTTGACTAtctaaattgttaaaaatatttttaactgcAACAATTAGAGAAACAATTTcacaagatattaaaaaaattaaaactaagtaGAATTATACTTATTGCACATGATTTAAGGTCAAGAGCATCAATGAAATTttagttcaataaaaacatttaaaataaattgaaggcTCAATTTACATACACAAATAATCACACatattcaacaaaaataaaataaaataaaaacacatatcAATGTAATGAAAATTTCACATTAAACAAGAAAAACGTTCAACGTGAATTTGGAAAAAGTTCAGTTTTCAAGTTTgtcaatatttgaatatttctcCAAATTCCCTCTAATTAATCacatttaacattttaaaattataacttaaGTTTCATTTGTAAAATAGTCAGAGGCTGTCATGTGTggcaatcttttcttttctctttttttgaacaaaattatgattttgctGATCTTTCAAATCATGGGATGAGtgccttaaaaaaatttcattccaTACAGTATGTATGGAAATTCTCCTAAATACCCACAAGTGAGTGTAATTCCATCCTAAAATTGAGGAATTTTAGagaataattttcaaataaatgggATGACATACCTTCAATTCCAGCAATTTTATCAACTACTATCTTGTCCAATATTTTACGCATCCCAACATCAAAGAAACGATAGAATACAAATTCAGCCATTTGAACTTCTTCATCTGATGGATATGGATTCCTGATATCCTTCGAAATGCAAACAATATTGCATTTGCCAGAAATAGCTTCCTGATGCAATTTACAAGATGAACAAATAATAGTCAGTTAGTTAGATGTTGCCAGTCAAATCCAGACCAAGAAAAAATGCATGAAATAGTTTCACCATTAAtagttcaaattaaattataacaacaattatttatttaacacgCATAGATTCTACCTTTTTAAACAGCAAACAAAAGACACATACATAATAAAGTGACTATAAATTAGCTTCACACACCCCAGCCCAGAGAAAGTATTGTGCCTCCCTCGGACAAAATTCAATTCCAGCCACGCTCCCAATACATCGGTGAGAATAGGATACTCAGCCTATGTTTGGATTTATCGAAAAGGATAAAATGGAGTGGAATGGAACATGATGAAATGATACTAGCATTTCATTCCactttttagatttttaaaatcaaatggaACATTTCATTCCATTCCATCAACACCCCTCTTTGTCCTCCAGGGGCATGGGTTAGTACTAGTATTTCATTCCATTATATTCCATCAAAACCCCTCTTTGACTTCAAATGGTATGGGTCAGTACTAGTATTTCATTCCATTTCATTTCGTTTCTATCAAAATACATCTGAACAAGACAGCTAAGTACTAGTATTTCATTCCATTCCATTTCGTTTCTATCAAAATACATCTGAACAAGACTGCTAAGTGCTAACTTTATTCCAGTTCACTTATTTTTGTTCCacctcatttcatttacttccAATCACCATTAAACATCCACACATAGCCTAAAAGTTCACAGTGGAATGATTTAAAGTACACGCTACAAACTGATGCATCATTTTCGAAACAATGAACCATAACAAACACTGTTAAGCCCCGAGTAATAGAAACTAAACAGTTCAACACCATGTCACTCACCCCCATACTCCAATCAAACAGATTGCAGAGAAGAAATTAGCATCCTAATAGCAAACAGAGCAATCTTCCAACATCAGAAGAGCAAAGCATAACCCTAATTCTACAAAAACCTTTATATTAGTTGAACTAAGACTATGAATTAAGATAACCCTATTACCAGAGGATTGACATTTACAAGCCCTTCGCCTTCACCAGAAGCCAGAAACAACTCATTCTCAAGTGTCTCACTCCCTTCCAAGAAATTCAAAATCTCAGAAGGTCTAAAATACCATAGAATCTTAACTTTCTTGCTCTTATCAGAGTTCTCCCATATCTTAAGGATTTTACCAATGTAATGCTCGGGTTCACCTTCCTTGTAGAGAAACACGGAATCAAAGAGGGAGTATTCCACACCATCGTAGGTGAACGATTCGTAAAACTGCACATCCTTCTTTTTGCCACCCAACCCTTTCCTTGTGCCCCACTTGAATTCAATAACCTCCTCTTCCCCTGCTTCTACCATGTTTTGACGTATCAAGATTCCTCGCCTGAAAAGTGAAAACCGAAAGCAAAGAAAGATTGGTGAGAAGGTAAAACTTACCGCGCCGAGTTTAATTTCGAAATAGAGCATTAATGTTAAGAAATGGAGAAAATACGGTACCGTATCGTATCACTGGACACGAGAGAGTGGAAGATTTTCAATGTTCTAGGGTCATCGTGTATGGCATTTAACTGGAGTCCCTGTGTGTAGTCACCTTGCCGGTGACGGTGAGCGCGATGAAACGCGATCAGACAGCAACTCAGCAGAACCCTAAACAGAATGTGCGGAGAAGAAATCAGAATATCTCtatctccttatttatattttatacccAAGAAAGCTTgagtataattattattttttatttagttttaattactattttttaggtttaattttttCTGTTAACTAGGTCTTCTAATTCTTAAAGTAACTTGATTTTTAAGGTTTATTTACTTAAATTCAATtatatcctttattttttaaaaataagttgatttggggtcattcttctttctcttgtttcaaaattttaaaaagtaaatcaaattgaacttattttaaaaaataaaaaatctaatataaatttaaaaaaattaaaaaactaattaaaattgtttaattataaaacctaatttaatttttttataataagaggataaaataaacctaaaaaatatattaaaggatcaaaataataggtaaataatttataatagtttGATTAATCTAACTCGATGAAAATAGCAAACTATATAGATTAAGTCAAAAAGTTTAGTTTTAACTTGGGTTTTTAAAACAAAGTTCATTCTCAATGACAGTCCAATTagcaccttttttttattaaattagaattaactagcttatttctttttagtCCGCACCCACCCTACATAGTCTATATACTTAGTGGGTCACACCcacatttgacaaaaaaaattaaaaaaaagataaattaaattataaatggtaaaatttgatccattttaaatcattttaaaaattaattatgaattatctaataaaaaattatttgtccaAAATGATAACATAATTTACATCTTAAATTACttagaaatcatttttttatcatattttcttaATGTATCATTTTGCactaaatcaaaatattatattgttattcaCCAACCATtgaactatataaaaaatactcaagtttttgacttttttttacttcatttacactccttatttattagtattatatatattttgttaaaatgtCAAAAACCCATGGGGATCCCAAGCAAGTAAAATTTGTTTAACCTACAAGTTAAATAGACTCGGCTAAAAAGTTCACAAGTTAAACAAACTCAAAATATCAAGACTTGTATATCATACGGGTTGCAGGTTTCACAAGTGGCCCACGGAcacaaactttatcttttgatatcatattatatgattttagtttctCAAATTTCAATTAAGTTCCCAAATATCAGGGAAATGTGTGATTTTAGACcccataaatttaaattacacCAATTGGATTTCCAAGGTATCACAATTATACAATTTTAACCCTTTTATTCAATAAACCAACATGTTAATATCTatgaaacaatataaaatatatatttttaatccttgaaTATTCATCCATCCCTAAACTTTTATGTGACTATTGTTAGTCCTCAAACTATTTTTCCTCAGTATTTTTAACTCTTACAGTCAAGAGTAACGtaaaaaatgatacaacaatCAAATATTCTTCATGATTTGATGAGCTTCATTTGACCCGAGTTTGACAAAGAACTTGTTTAACATATCATCCACCTTGCTGGATGAAAAGGGTATCGAGTTCGCAACTTGGCGTGGCAAGAACGTGGCTTGATTTGAAGTGCAAGGTCAATTTTGTTCGGGGACGCAGCAAGTCCTTTTCCAAGAAGAAGAGTGACATGTTGGGGTCATCAACTCATCATGTAATTGGGTCTTCGTGGCAGCAGCGTAGATGTAATGAAATGGCTCTGGTTGGCCAACTGAAACTCTTCCAGGTTTTCTTGGTTGCAGCACGATTACGCCTCCGTTTCCAACGTTCATTGTCGTGCTTTTATCTTTCTGGTCCACCCAATCTGCAAAGGTATAAACTAATTGGTTGTTAAATTAGTTTATCAGAGGCCAAAACTAAATTTTGCATACTCTTATCTGAATCTATATATGCAATGTTGTTTCATGTACATACTCTTATCTGAATCTATATAGTATAAGTATAATAAGTTCAACTAGCACAATTTGCATCATTTTACCACTTATTGCATAACATCACTTGTCTAAAGGATTTAACCACAAAATCATATTTCACACCTTAACATTAATCACGTGTTCAGAACAACAAATCTCAAGTACAACATAACATCCCATATTCACATAAATCATTACCCATCATCATGTAgcaagtcacaatgatcattacacaagcgttatgcaatagATACATTAAGACTCAATctcatatgcaatgtggtatcatgtcaATGAAAAATCTCGTCGAGCACCTAGgaatacatgacaagacaaatcaCACACTGCTAagttaggtcactctcactaggtaaaattaTAAGGAGACCAATCAGGGTCACGCTATTTTACAGGAATGTTCCAACCATGCGGGATTGACACAAACTTAAAAGAATACTCAAATCGTCGAACGTATTTACCCTTAAGGTCTACATTCTGAAGAGTCTGTCaaggtctctctctctctcctgatttaggtccaactcagaaaatattttaacactcaGACTctatctcaaaataattttaactcgtcgcgcttcaaagtgattcaactcgtcgggtttccacagtggatcccatcataaTACTCGTTGCGCATTAACTTGTCATCCTTAAAGGAttttatagtcgtgtgattgtacgattcataactcacaactcaatgcatacaacatctcaatacacatgtgatCTCACAATTTGACACATATTCAGCTTGTCACTTACACACAGTTCATCACACTTTCATAATCCCAATACATAACGTTATCACGCCTCATGCATCATACATATATCAcacagtaataatattaatatgttatgttcatatgactaatcatctcattaaaacatacatttaaaatcatatatgtacCGCTGGAGTTTGAACTAtgtaatacacacaactacttagctgtttttaaaatcattttaactcatcatacttcaaagtgattcaactcatccgagttcccacagtggatctcaTTACAATACTCGTCATGCATTAACTCGTTGTCTTTAAAGAGttttacagttgtgtgattgtacatttcatagctcacaactcaatgcatacAAAATCTCAATATACATATATcttacaatttaacacatacttaatttatcacatacactcaatcTTATTCACAGTGTTATAATCCTAACACAATatattatcacacctcatgaatcatataaacatcacacaatattaatgtttacatgacacaaaatatgtatatattaaatcgaactatattatttttaattaaaaagagttaataaataattaaactaaaaatgcattgaaagtatttattgttgagtcttaatatattaattttcttcaatttaattttattatttgaattattaattcctaatttattttaacaattcatattcatatgtatatgtgtgtgtgttataAGCATCAATTCACactaattagaagaaaaaaactcaatttttaggattcacactcaacacaagaacacatcaatttcacaataattttgcaTCGGGACATTAATTGGaccatcaaacatatataaatcacaattataattgtaaagatagaattagaattggCTCGCGTGTGTAGTCCGACAGCGATGGCAGCGTCTCTAACAgttttctaagattcctcaagtttttcttcTAGTTGTTCTACTACGGTTTTcaagcattagagagaaggaTAAGAAattagaacccaatatcattgTTTCCATGTGAGAGACATTTTTCTCTCTACAgatattattttgcaaatcccaatgATAGGTGTGCGAAAATGAGTTCCGAAggtgatatacaaatttcaggATGATCTAATGATTAACGAgtccaaaattatatttttactatgACAGATTTAAATATATGCGAGAAAAAGAGGAtttgggaagagaaaaaagggaGAATGAGTCTCAGAGGAAAGAAATAGTGTAAAAACATAtcgtaattataaaaattggcttaatatgtttttatttatagatagaATATTCTGAagctattatttactttattttttattttataaaaaaatactctattttactcttttattaaataaataatcaataaaaaatattcttttattttttaaaatattattttactctacttattttttaatattatgaaactcttattttaattaataaaaactatttcctctcatttatttaatttttaaaacttctattaatttttaaataaaacttttattatttatttttaaaaataggatGTTAAATCTCTCCCGTAAAGGATTCCGGTGATGGCTTTTGGCATTGGAGTAGTAGGAAGCACGGACTTCCAGTAAACTACATGAACAGGATGTAAGGCAGCATGGGTTGCCACCAGCGCAAGCTGCaagttaagtaaaaataaataaaaataccaaaagaCCTGTTTTTAGCATCAATTTCGCATAATTAAACATTGTATATATGACAGAGAGATTATGCAGTACCTTGTTGTTTTCAATTATATGCAGGATAAAGAGGCAAATATTAATATGTCGTTGTCTAGTTGATCATATATTAAATACCTAGTAATATTTTACTacttatcaaaatataaatccCATAACTCTTGTGGCTATAAagtgaaaaattaatattcCTGTTCCAAATAGAAAAGGAGTTTTAACACTACTGGTTTACGAAGAAAAAAGAAGCCACAACTTCAAGTAAAAGTACTAAGCATTTTTCAGTTGTCAAGATGAAGCGCTCACGTACATTGAGTAAGGTAAAAGTGGGTAGGAGAGGATACTCCATACTGAGAAATTAAGTGAGAAGCAAAGTTGCAGAGCTTGGTGATGATGtcagagaagaaagaaagacacAAAATATAGGAACCGAAAGCAAAGACCAGAAAGAATGATGTTATCACAGAGTCCTCACTTGATATTTATACCGAATATACAGTTATTAGGAATGGCTTCTAGAATCGGTTCCTTAAACATGCATTAAATTGGTATGCAAATTTCTTAAGAGGATTTGCACTATAATGAATCTAGTTAGACTAATTTCGTGGACACAAAACTCATGTCTCTTTCTAACTTGTTGAAAGGTCACAACCAAAGTTAATACGTATCTAGACACTCGAAAGCATACGAAACAATATTGTATGGATTTTGATCCATCATTGGCTGCGTCAAAAGGCAATTTCACTGAGAAGGACCATAATTACCCGTAAAATTTTGCTGACTTGttttagagtttaatttattaGGGAAGCAAACTAATGAAGAATTCAAAGTAAGTATTTCAAAATCTCTGACTAaattacacttttaattttttatatttttgtttagatctagctaatttaatcattttgtcttttaaaaaattatttagtcatTTATCATTTACATTTGGTTCAATAATTGGTCACTCTATCTTGTAGAATTAACGCTATTGATAGTTTTAAtataatagtaattaaaaattgtcaCATAATAATACTTATAGTCTAGAATGTTTTTCTATTTGTTCAATTAACAAGTGATAGTTTTTAATAGCCTtgataatatttcaaaattataaaaattaaaataattttgcaaataaggttaaaattgattaagacaattttttatcttatgagTTTTGATCAATtgcaaaaaatcaaataatttcgTTGAAAAATGTGTGATGAtcaaatattttcatgttgCAGATTGTATAAAATCCAATTTTTTCAATCTCTCGTTTGCCTTCACATTTTGTACAATTGGTTGAGAGATTCGGGTTGTCTCTATTATGGAAGcacattaaaaaattgtttaattttgatcaaGAACAAAAGAGAATAAACTTGGTCAAGTTTCTGGGTTAGAGAAATCTGTTTTCTGCGACATAGGTTTAACATGCCACTTAATTCTTATGATTTAGGCATCtgtttattgtaaaatttaagCCATTTTGATTGGAAAGATAATCTACAAATTTTCATGTATGAAACTTCAAGTAGGTTTCCTTCACCACCACAATAACAAAATTCTTCACCCGGGATTTCAACAGGTCGATGTGTGGTATCCGGGATCCagagcaaatatatatataatcacggCAAATTTGAACACATAACGTGATTAACATAACAACAATTTCTCTCATCAAAATAAGAGAACGAGGACGCCGCATTACGTACTATCTACAACGATTTACTATTCAAACACACAATAAGTCATATAATGCATCATAGTTTATACATAAGAAGCCACGCATAGCATCTAAATAAAcagcaaaaaattattaatatctaGAGAACTACACAGTGCAaatacatgcatatatatagaGTTCTGTAGTGCTACTGAAGCTAAGTTATTCAAGAACAGGAAAGAAGGACTTGAAATTAAAGCAAATCTACTTGGGAACCCAAACAACATGATCCTCAGGTAGGAAGTGGCAGACAGGAACGGTTCCTGGCTTAACTTTGAGCACTTGAAAGGCCAAATGTTTAGGGTTCCATTCCGACGTGTGAGTGTGGCACACTGCTACCGCTTTAACCCTAACCCCATTAGCACCCTCCAAAGGCACAGAGTAAGCTCTTGTGGTCTCAGTTTTGTGACAGTAAAAAACAGCATAAGGGTAGTTCTGCTTGTGGCACACAACAGCCTTGTCCCCTGATAACTTGTTCACTCCCGGTGCTACGGTGTATTTCTGCAATCCCGTTTCCTTGTCCTCCACTACTTCCGTGGACACAACCTCAACATTTTTTCCAAGCTTGGAAGTGCTGAAATCAATCATGGATTCAAGCGAAGTGGCACAGTACTTTTCCTCTCCTTTGATGCCACCCTCTTCACACTCACTGAGAGTATTCTTCATGATCTGGGCCTCCTCTGACCCGGGTTTTACGGAAAACTTGTTGAATACAACCTCCACCTTGCTGGATGAAAAGGGTATAGAATCCGCAACTTGGCGTGGCAAGAATGTGGCTTGAATATTGGAACTGGTGGTGAAGTGCAAGTTCAACTTTGTTCCGGGATGCAAGTCCTTTTCCAAGAAGAAGAGTGCGACGTTGGGGTCATCGTGTAATTGAGTCTCCGTTGAAGCGTAGATGTAATTGAATGGAGACTTTGAGCCAACAGAAACATGCACTGGCTTTCCCTTGTGACCTGCATGCACGTTCACGCCTCCGCCTGATCCTTTTCCACCAACGTTGACATTGGTGCCACCTCCTCCTTTTCCTGCATGCACGTTTACGCCCTTGCCTCCAACATTCACTGAGGTACTTTTCTCTTCCACCCAATctgcaaattaaaattataaattaacttaGCTTATCTTCATCATAAGCCAAACTAGATATTCTATCTGCAACGAGTCATAATAATGCCCTGTTACTTTCGTGTATACACAACTAGTTTTTAAATATCTTCATTCaccgtttattttttttatcccctACTAAAGACGTCATGTATGACTGTACCTTTCTTTTTCACAATACTATATTATTGCACATTTGAAAATGAGAGCATGGTGACTAGGTCCGATTATTAATGTGTCGATTTAGCTGTTCATGTGAAGATAGTGAAGTTGTACATATAAGTCGTGCCGGTGGGACAAACATGCAAGTTGAGAGGAGAGttacaataacaaatatatattttaaatactttaaaacattttttttaccattaataTACGGAAAATTACACTCCTCTCCATAGAGATATACAAATATTACATTGTTATTTCTCTTACATTATTTGCACTTCACTCCCTGATACATTAGAGTGTCTAATACTTTTCTCCAGTTTTTAATTTTCTGTcaaaatttgttaacttttcgttaaatatatataatattttactattGGGCTTGTTTACTTAagattgtttttataaaaaaaatattttttaataaaataagcaactttttactttttttatatatttgtctaAATTATCCTTTTAAggtaatttctttttttctaaagaaGCAACTCTGATACATgcctcttaaaaaattataatacatatatattatatcttatatatatataatagtaaaaatacatttgaagttttaattttttatatgttaaaaagatcgattaaaaaacattttatacaaTTAATGTTCAAttgtctaaattttttaaaaaattaataaaaaagataaatagatagatgtgacaaatgatacaataaaaaaaaaaccaagagaaagataaaaaaagaaaaagaaaaaaggatatatgtataatattttcCTATATAAGAGATTTAACAATAGCATATACTCATCCTAATATATTTTCTACtattaatcaaaatttgttcgaaatttaaaaattaaaagtaagactCATTTAAATATAAGCGAGAACTATAAGTACgactcatttaaaaaaaaaatagttatcatattataattatatagtaTCATAGTTTGTTCAACGACTAATCTTTTTGTCGGTTAAAAATACAACTAATAAGTTTTAGtaaaatttctctttttaattataatttttacctacaaaatttatatttgagacttatagtcaaaatattcaaattcaattacaCTCTTGAttaatcaaaaagaacataatcAACATATGTtcacattt is a window encoding:
- the LOC100783899 gene encoding protein ANTI-SILENCING 1 isoform X5, translated to MVEAGEEEVIEFKWGTRKGLGGKKKDVQFYESFTYDGVEYSLFDSVFLYKEGEPEHYIGKILKIWENSDKSKKVKILWYFRPSEILNFLEGSETLENELFLASGEGEGLVNVNPLEAISGKCNIVCISKDIRNPYPSDEEVQMAEFVFYRFFDVGMRKILDKIVVDKIAGIEVKNIFNNLDSQKVVGLVKPDLDNKEVSGNFMASNEVVALSSQKKSQPLIEKPDGKCFDTLVRENAASKSLLGEKPTCSIGVKEASKSANALHTISNKKTVPQAKVEEKRGCKDSLVKQKSFAKLSHGLIAGLEMKEITKMDDGSGKGSIEKNILMSRGDSKRDDRKDVGVPIGQIKKGLEEENASKKGKRGGFGKVSSLKKNNNGQNRRLITYDDDNNDDLKTIAPCSSKEKYKVQRAMDSCDVEELPSKKLKIDKKLAKLTSDKLRKESSMISPNVEHKLDFRPMEVTRRPNDEDRSKWFKEIPWEEKMKTAYEQGRLVLLQNLDPSLSSSEVQTPCCKQWSSLLSKKEANILWSSCCRSTSDDANATRDKRCCIYFTLFSAQQY
- the LOC100783899 gene encoding protein ANTI-SILENCING 1 isoform X3; the protein is MVEAGEEEVIEFKWGTRKGLGGKKKDVQFYESFTYDGVEYSLFDSVFLYKEGEPEHYIGKILKIWENSDKSKKVKILWYFRPSEILNFLEGSETLENELFLASGEGEGLVNVNPLEAISGKCNIVCISKDIRNPYPSDEEVQMAEFVFYRFFDVGMRKILDKIVVDKIAGIEVKNIFNNLDSQKVVGLVKPDLDNKEVSGNFMASNEVVALSSQKKSQPLIEKPDGKCFDTLVRENAASKSLLGEKPTCSIGVKEASKSANALHTISNKKTVPQAKVEEKRGCKDSLVKQKSFAKLSHGLIAGLEMKEITKMDDGSGKGSIEKNILMSRGDSKRDDRKDVGVPIGQIKKGLEEENASKKGKRGGFGKVSSLKKNNNGQNRRLITYDDDNNDDLKTIAPCSSKEKYKVQRAMDSCDVEELPSKKLKIDKKLAKLTSDKLRKESSMISPNVEHKLDFRPMEVTRRPNDEDRSKWFKEIPWEEKMKTAYEQGRLVLLQNLDPSLSSSEVQNIIWTGFKESCTARMIQKTAYSSPHSDPLLQAVEFLAFQKRSQYFMVIMLSINFG